Proteins encoded by one window of Rutidosis leptorrhynchoides isolate AG116_Rl617_1_P2 chromosome 7, CSIRO_AGI_Rlap_v1, whole genome shotgun sequence:
- the LOC139860126 gene encoding tetrahydroberberine oxidase-like, with the protein MFKSVGSTVIIQPFGGKVNEYSESALPFHHRAGVLYQFHQLVRFDDQTSDTTPISLQRISWLRNFNKYITPYVSKNPRGAFYNYIDFYLGVGSATYEEASVWGNKYGKKDNLNRLIRIKAKVDPHNFFHHPQSIPVF; encoded by the coding sequence ATGTTTAAGAGTGTAGGATCAACAGTGATCATACAACCTTTTGGGGGAAAAGTGAATGAGTACTCAGAGTCAGCACTTCCTTTTCATCATAGAGCTGGAGTGTTGTACCAATTTCACCAATTGGTTCGGTTTGATGACCAAACCTCAGACACAACACCAATATCGCTGCAACGTATAAGTTGGTTACGGAACTTTAACAAGTATATAACACCTTATGTGTCGAAGAACCCGAGGGGGGCGTTTTATAACTACATTGATTTTTATCTGGGTGTTGGAAGTGCTACTTATGAAGAAGCAAGTGTGTGGGGCAACAAATACGGGAAGAAAGACAACTTGAATAGGTTAATTCGCATCAAAGCTAAAGTTGATCCACACAACTTCTTTCACCATCCACAAAGTATACCAGTTTTCTAG